ttgactttatatatatataatcattgacaCACACGCCATATTGCAAGTCAGCACTTTTAGGAGATTCATGTAACAGTACATCCGGGTACTCGGTAATCtgtacacatttacatttttattatgataaaatggtGCGTTAGTCCGATAACTATTAGGCCTAAATCAAGTTCAAAAAGTGTTAATAAAATAcggaacacgattacatatatacaaggatttataagcatttataattccgtgatatatttaaaggatttgtgtagtcaaaaatgataatttttttagtttatgctggaaatggctttattagaccgtgtagaaacctctaCGTGTCGCGCGCGACCGGAttaacctgtaaaccgccgatatcgaggtcaaattttctgaccgcccgattatgcatattttctagccctaaaccgtgtgacgtcacaatagtccgtggcttattgctgtactttaactgatgtgctatcacttacatcgacggtcacaggaaaagccgatcaaagattttttttatgattacttttgagtgaagttaatcgtacaataactttgtctcgaatatactctaatttatgctctaatagcaggtatcttcgtgtaattataaaagaaaatccacacagaaataaaagtttccgattttttgtcgaggagttcagcaacgaattcgctttaattaaataatatttttcctgtaatctgtatctttgatacattgtgaattgcaaagtttgtgactgtagaatgaaattttacgtaacagttgaagaaattcttgattaaagaatcaaggatatgatgcttgacatacgtacacaccgatgatttatcattacaaacattgtgttgtgtgttgctaaccgaataaatcgagatacatttattacaataccgtaaaacgtttcaacatgtggtagaaagaatttactttcgatattataaaagatctaaatattgatattaagcaaaacaaactattttttcagaccgtgcggtcgctttcaatttttaatcgatatactagtagatacaccgacattatagatatataattagccatgcctttggtttgatggttatgtaataccttgaccaggatgttatttacctgtacacaacgccattcatcgaactcacctgtaattacctggccgcgggcaatttgctattcggtggactatatcgggtatttgctattgtcttactgtcaatcaggttaagacatccgttaattggattgtgatttgaattatggaaaccccgtacatctatgctaaaggtttttttttattgtcacctccatttttagaatgaagatgtaaaagcaaatggaaataaaatatacctgatcatacctaggaatatatattacatatatatatgtcgtacacaggtaaaacaaaaatggaaggtgacttattcagaaacaaaaatggttctaagaactagctcaactaaaggtttaaccttaaaaattattccagtctagactgtaattacggaatcgtggcatatagcaatctccagtaattttaaagtattagtaaaaattctaagcatgtattttcaccgtttcgaatcttaatgtacatgtatagtcatacaagaagggttacaacattatcacactaaatatacttatttaaagatcacttagtatatttttaaaaagatacaagatattatatctattttttaacGCCTGTATacgaataatttcaattttcatttgaaaactgtatgtggttactttttggattatacgataaatgttcatatatcatactatttaaatctcggtatgatatacaaaacggtcgacaatgaatatactattaaggatttagtataattttgaaataatgaatttaaatctacacttaaactgtaataaaggaacatatatcagaaataccattgatgtatttctgctttttagtaaacgttatggataaagtttcaaaggcaacaatatagatatacatattattttcggtataagttcggtactgtaacTCCAAGGATTTTAACGTCCTTGtgtaactccaatatcacatttaCTCAAAAAcggtgccgtgtttgcatcatatcattatagcagaagtttgaatgaaataaaaacacggattctagatatattcatgctaaattttgggattttactagtaaaaagatagtgttacattatacttttttttattacactgaaatttacatcatatgctatctaaatctcagtccagactgatccgaacatcattttgatatcgctatcaaattggactgattatctaatctaaagttaaatatatgctttttgaatttttgaagtggtgtaaatggaatgttttgaaactgaaaatatctacatcataaagctagaataaccatttactcgaaaaactcaaattgtagatctaacgtatacgtatttatgctgtatacatgtatagtactaggcttaccttgcgtcacggctcggcgcgcccgctcgatgtaagcgacgaaatgtgttgatataaacgcagaaacattgaaacattgaatataaacgcagaaataaataaatactggaattacatgcaacaaagtacatcaaatattaccagaatatgatatcagtcgttttatgtatatcaaatctattcagcaaacctgaaaagcagatcattatgtataacacttaatcagcattttacaattaaaggcaacagcaaaatatctttcaaaaattttattatagtctcccagacacatttaaatgtgttacatggattataaaaatacaagttacatttttaactgcacgtggcaggatggacaatatatgtatcattaccaattactaaaatatggacaattaatttggaaattaatacttataccgtactactatcatagcttttattcacatctacaaaaataccatcatttttctaatgaatAGAGACACCTTCTTCAATAATTGGATATTACAAATACCTATAAGGCCACCCATTTTATGAAGACTGGGATTACTAGAATAATGCTGTGGGATATATttaatacgtatattttttatttcttcgtgtttacatacaaaaagatagtgaaattcatccccgatattttcattgcataaatggcatattctttcacgtttctcaacattacaccatcttccagtctcaattggaatttttaaatttgatgtacggaatttagttatatatacatttccgataattttatagatacttttcaaatccaaattttttttttatatattagataagttTGCCCTCTTGAGGAATTTTCCACATCTGAGAACCATTTTTTGTGTGAACTGATCTTGAAGgcgctgtttcataaaacttttataaaaaaactattaatcatttgtatttcattgaggaagatatttgactgaccagattcatcaaaaatatttttaatgaaagatcatgaaaaaaatgatgatcttaatgaaaaaactatctttaatatcgtcaacaattcaaatttgtgagaagaatatacatacattgtaattgcacataatcaaacacataatttgtttgtcatagttaatccccgtgtatatacacatattttacacataacctagacagttattcatttgttaccgctcgtatcggaactcttccgaaaaaaggtgcaaaatgcatagctcaaatgacgagacgcgggaaagaaaacaacaaaagatagtagaataggataatgaggatatatgtatttttaaaggggaaaagagaattgtaaacataattattttacaggtacaatcggctgtacgtactgtaagtctcgtttcacaaggtaaagtttacctgtgtaagccgtgtgctcggccgtcacggctcggcgcgcccgctcgatgtaagcgacgaaaatgtgttaatattagcgcagaaacattgaatataaacgcagaaacactgaatataaacgcagaaactcttaattctatcgccgaatctgttaattttaccgtcgcatcggaaaagtttgtcgattcccaacctccgacaatgtagcaataaatagccgtgcacgtaacgaagttgggtatattgtgactgataccctctgttattcggccggccgtcagccgtcacgatccacggcggacagaaaaatacttaattttacggcagaaatacttaattttattgatcgaattggaattctgaggaaaaagtcttaatataaagggttaatactgaataaaaaaagcacatatgttaatcctgccgaaacttgttaaaaattaagtattctgacgttattctaacaagtttcggcaagattaacacattttgggttaccagtgtaaaggccctttacaaaacgtgtgaatttcatcattttcatggccctgggatctcagattttcctatggggagggagtcaaattATTATTATAGTGTATGTAAAAATTCTAATATGAAGATTCAACtataaagtttattctaattcgtaaatactttttacagatttgaacaaactttgcaatgctcttttctgtatcagcactcggGTGACCGTCAAGCCGAACAACTTATTCATGCagaattgttaatataaaaactataaaacaaaaagttaaatacatttttattgtaaaaatataagtatatattagTAGACACTGGTAGTTTGTAAGTAAAACTAATAACAAATTtacaataattaacaatttatatagatacatacataacaatatatatatcaagtacaatatatatggAATGTCACTAACACGTTTCATCACAAATTTAAAAATGTAGGCAAGAACCAGTGTATTTGGCAGTAAAATAAATCTAACTTGTACAAGGTTTATCTAAATTCTATAATAAAAGATATATTGTTAGGATTATTACTGGGGTAGAAATTCAGTCCCTGATCTGTGCATAGTACATAAACTTGTATggtattattttatgaaaatgtttaaatatctcGTTAGCATGATGACATGGTTACTGTACATCTACCAATATTTAAGCAACAATCCTAACTGAAATTAAGTTTTAGAGAATAATTTGGCATACCATAAAAAAGACAATGAATGCCTCTAAACTCTGagatctaaaaaaaaaaatctgtcgaAAGTTCTAACCTTCTTTCGGAAGTCTTCTTCCAAAATCCGGAAAATGAGTTTACGGAGAGTATCGAATAGGCTTCCCACATTCGGCAAACGAATATACGTAATGAATCGAAGGtcatacattacatgtaattaataattGCTAGAGATATATCTTGAATTTAGTTGatgacgaccatctgtcagaaatacTACGTCTGTCGtccagagctacgtcatcgcagctagaAAATTATATGATTGATACAATCTACTGCTGTACAAACATTTGTAAATCTATGGTATTAATTacacaaaatatgtaataaaatacaaatttacacatttaaaagaaattgataGGAATTACAGGCATACGGAATGTAAGTAATTATACGGAATGCAAAACTAGGCCGCATACAATCTTAGAGGCCAaatacctttccgaaacggcttttaatttctaaaatagGAAAGCAAATTTGTTctgtcgcaaaagttattaaataccgttatattatattcatcatcatattctgaaaaaatatcaaaatagattaaatgttaattttcacaacgcgggtcgtcttatgtttcccgccgtcctaaatgccgcgcggtataGTTAAATATAACTGCGCCAGACGggaaaacagcaaaatgaatatTAATCTCTACAGTTaccatatattacgcaggaaatcctGCATATCTTAAGTGTTGTTACTTCATCTTAAGCCGTCGATATGTATTTGCttatgtaattaatgttttaagaaaccAATTTtgttccggaaaggtagtggaccttaaCGGTATCAATTAGGTTTGATTTCATTATTATTCAAACGGAAATTATTTCTTGAACTCCTGCTTTGGTATGAATTCCCAAAGCTACAATATATATTAACCATGAAATAGTTGGTGTCTATAAATATCAATTCGTCATAAAAATTGCCTTGCTATAGATGTACGATGGATGTGAGGGGGGGGGATCTGAACACCAATGACAATTAACAACATTTCGTAAGCACTCACTCCATGGCGAAGACAGGAAGTAAATTATTCGTACGTCACCCAAAATGAAACCAGGCCGACCGTGTGACAAAAATGTAAGTCAGTTTAggcaataaaattgatatatatttatctaaaacTGGAGTATATTACTAAAATACACCTTTTCACCTTCCCCTACATCCAAAAATAGACCAGGCAAATATTTTCTAGGATAATCTTCATAAAACAAAGTTCGATACAAAGCGAATTTCTGGACAGGAAGATCCTTTCTCAAACCAATTAACACGAGCACACTATACGTTAAACTCTTAGTGAGCATCACGTGTTTATTACTGTACTTGGTTTAAATAGCCTTAAGTGTACCGTATTTATCTGTTCGatgtggaaaaaaaatcaacgaaGCCACTTACTATGCAAGTATACACTCAGTTTGATTAAATGCGTTGCTGAGTAAGTATAAGGTTTTGGAAAAACACGCGAAATGCCACAAAgtaaataatttcataacctTATAGACTTAAAGTAAActtcaaaacaaacaataaaaaatgtataatgaacgAAATATCAATTGATAATAATTTTCATGTAGAAAACGCTGATTGAGTTAcaacacagggacttgacatACACCAACGCCAAATATGTAGTATAGTATCCTAATATATATAACACGTCAGTGGTTGGAAATTCGTGTCGGGTCCCTGTGAGTTATAATATTTACTCAAATCGAATACAAGGATTATTCGAAGTTATACAGTAGTCCTACAGTTAATGAGATTTGACTGCTTAAACCAGATGGATCTGagaattaattaaagatgctacaccgctgaaaAAAATCGGTAAATACACCACGAAGAGTGTCATTTTTAGGGTATTGTCGTTCTACAGATCTATCTAGCTCTTCTGACACTCTGGTGGATccaaatttatatatacattgtaacttattctcagatcccttTGGTTTGAACTACATATACACATGAATCTCCAACACCATAATATTTCAacgaaataaaaatacaaataaaaataaatcaaagataCTGAAATCCTAGTTATCATGCATAGGCCTACaaacattaatatcaaaacaaatttataaatgtaaatatggtaAAAAAGGGAACTAAAAGTATggataaaagaaaacaaagtgaataattttaaaacattttgattgtTTCCACTTTTTCAtagtgaatatatataaaataaaaatacacaaaaaaggATTTCCAAACAATTAAAAATCCCTTATGTCGAAATGTTGTGTGCTAATCCATTACCCACTTACAGTTCAAAGTCTTATACAAAAAACCCATTATAATGAAATCATGATTTCGAAATaatacaatttcattatttcttaaaGTCGTGTCAATTTGAATTAGATCGAAACGACCGGAGAATTTTAAAATGCAACAGAAAATACTATTAATTGTATTCTATGTAAGACCGACTACGAGAAGTTGGTGAAAACGATCTTACGGGTGTTAATTCAAGATGGcgaatataattaaaatatcaataagcTAAATAGAAGTTTGTAAATAACAATAACCGCgagatttcaaaatattttgaatattttgatcAACAAATAGTATGTCAGTGAGTTGGTCGCTGTGACGATAAAATTATACAAGGAACCATTATAGTCCGATGctaatgtaaatatagatatgcGAGATCCAAAACcgtaaacaaaatgaaataaatcaatatgcatcattaaacaatatatgacACTTGTTATATTTTACCCAAAATCCTTGCAAGAGAATGTGTATATCTTTAACCAAAAGATAATCTCGAATATGACGTTCCTCGTCGTTTGTCGTCTGCTCGTAATTTCTGACCAGGTCTGTGGAGTTTAGAGACGATTGGCTAGGGACACACTGGCTTTCCAAACGGTCAAAGTTACACATAGCATCCTTGATGGAGGTATGCAGCGCCTCCAAGTCGGGGGTATATTGACCAGCTGAATAGTAGTTCTCCTCGCCTATCGTCTGCTCCAAATATACCATTGTTTTCACCAATTTTTCATAATCGGTTAACAACGATGGCGATAACTGGAAAATATGGAATTATAATCATCATAAGCATTTTGAATGAAAGATGCGTCATAACCTGTAGAACAGTTACTTTTTGATGTCTTTTAACACTTTATTAATTCACACAAATATTAAACCTGAAAACGTTACACTTATAAAGGTTATGATCCCATTCAACTATTTGTAAGCGCTATATTATTTGTAACGTTAGCACTGGTAATTTAGAGATGGCGCTGTTCATTTATCAGATTTCTCGACTATCTTAGGAAATCAAAGTGAGATCACATTCGAAGATGTTTATATGTCACTTtttgtagagttatctgcccttgtgggtaggtattgattatgacggtatgtgtttacgagcgtaacgtaattttttcagagaaaacgacttGGATTTCGCAATGGATATTTATccgcaagggaagtaactatgtAAAAACTTACTTCATTACATAACTGCAAAATATTGCCGAAGTCCAAGCTCATGTCGGGAAAACCAGGCACGTGTTTGAATAGGTTGTCAAGGTCATGGCCATAGCTACAGAAACTATTTGACGACACCATTCCTGCTACGCGGTCGACTCTCTACAAAGTAGTATAATTTATAGATATTAAGAAAACAGGTCTAAAACATTAGGGGTTAGATAATGTCGGTGATaataaccccttgagtatctaGGATACCAGTTGAGATAAGCAGACTTAATGTGAAcagttttatttacttttatatgCTTATATTCCACTTCAAATATCTTATCACCTAGGTTTTCCATATTCTGCGCATCGTAGAACATCTTGGAGCCCGAACCAAAATAACTATAGATCATATCACATTGTGGTCATTGAATTTCGGAATGACACGGTGGGGAAAATAAATGGACAAAATGTATCTTATACTTGAAATTGCGTATGTGTTaagattaaaataaaagaaGTAAGAACAGCGTATAACTCACATATCCATTGCGTAAGTTCCCCGTCCGCAGTATAGCTACTTCGAGCTCATTCAGGATGTATCCAATGGTCTGGATCTTTTGTGCCAAGGTCATCGGGGGGATACCCGGGGGTGGCGGGCCTGCCGAAATCCCGCACGGGTACCGCCATTTCTCACTGTAGGCGGGTGACAGAGGTACTCCCACGCTCACATCAGCTAGTAAAGCCAACAGTATTAACACTCCGATATCTAAAACAAaatctttcttttattttaccaaAACATTAAGGAttattttgtcacaaaatgaaaattgtgGTGTCATCTTTACTAAAAATTTTCTTTGTTATCTAATAAGAGATGTCATGTATTCgcatttttcattttgaaactaATGTGTCGTTTATATTTTCTGTGCAGTTATAATTTaaagacttttttttaattactttcAAGAGGGCAGTACAAAGCGTTACAATAACAAAGAGTTGTATAACGAAACACGGACCGATTCGTTCGTTTATAGAAAGGCGGTTAAGTCGAACCATAGGATAAGTCGAATATTTGGCTGAGCCCATCGACTTCGACTTATTCGTCTTTTGTTGTACTAGCATTGCAAATGTATAGcggttttttgggtttttttttgtcattttggatAATGATAAGATTTTCTTAAAGCGAGTGAATTTCTTCGCAGTCGTTATTATTTTCAGTTAGTTAATTAATATTCTAGATATCGATTATTTCGAACATGTGTACCAGTTTCATCCAACTCGTTTCATCGCTGACGCATCATGTACACAGTTAATAATTTCGTTGTAAATGAACTCTTACCTTGCttcattgttaataattatgtATCAGTCTTAGTAAAAATTTACTTCTTTTCTCGTTGTCGTTTCTTGACTTATGATCAAGTCTTACAATTTTATAAGTTTTTATACTATATTT
This genomic window from Argopecten irradians isolate NY chromosome 11, Ai_NY, whole genome shotgun sequence contains:
- the LOC138335111 gene encoding uncharacterized protein, coding for MTLAQKIQTIGYILNELEVAILRTGNLRNGYRVDRVAGMVSSNSFCSYGHDLDNLFKHVPGFPDMSLDFGNILQLCNELSPSLLTDYEKLVKTMVYLEQTIGEENYYSAGQYTPDLEALHTSIKDAMCNFDRLESQCVPSQSSLNSTDLVRNYEQTTNDEERHIRDYLLVKDIHILLQGFWVKYNKCHILFNDAY